A single genomic interval of Equus quagga isolate Etosha38 chromosome 19, UCLA_HA_Equagga_1.0, whole genome shotgun sequence harbors:
- the EID3 gene encoding EP300-interacting inhibitor of differentiation 3 — protein sequence MGGRPPVQLTPSVSAVVGSVAKAVSWASAVADMSDEKDFLKGGVEKEEPGVSFTGSAASVKQAEEEREPIKVEVALGADGCSDDLGCGDAGITPDLLGLAADEEKCRNIRKQYWQLIYNVQQNRDDIVNTASDSLTEALEEANVLFDGVSRTREAALDAQFLVLASDLGKEKAKQLNSNTGFFNQVAFCDFLFLFVGLNWMEDDEQDDLSGCDDNVPLSFWETVQKEASSWMLRAETFHFIFGSFKSEPSAPKHRLDHQKKVHKMEENGDMPTKLRKLDLNSNQEATEKEVERILGLLQMYFRKYPDTPVSYFEFVIDPNSFSRTVENIFYVSFIIRDGFARIRLDQDRLPILEPININQMGEGNDPSSHGRKQGVISLSLEDWKNIVAAFEISEAMITNSY from the coding sequence ATGGGCGGACGCCCACCCGTCCAACTGACCCCGTCAGTTTCTGCTGTCGTCGGAAGCGTTGCGAAGGCCGTTAGCTGGGCGTCAGCAGTCGCCGACATGTCTGATGAGAAGGATTTCCTGAAGGGAGGCGTGGAGAAAGAAGAGCCGGGGGTGAGCTTCACCGGTAGCGCGGCCTCTGTGAAGCAGgcggaggaagagagagaacccATAAAGGTGGAAGTGGCGCTGGGGGCTGACGGCTGCTCTGACGACCTCGGCTGTGGCGATGCCGGCATCACTCCAGACCTCCTAGGGCTTGCGGCTGACGAGGAGAAATGCCGGAATATCCGCAAGCAGTACTGGCAGCTCATCTACAACGTGCAGCAGAACCGTGATGACATAGTGAACACAGCCAGCGACTCATTAACCGAGGCTCTTGAGGAAGCCAACGTCCTGTTTGATGGAGTGAGCCGAACGAGAGAAGCAGCCCTCGATGCCCAGTTTCTTGTTTTGGCTTCTGATTTGggtaaagaaaaagcaaagcagctAAACTCTAATACGGGCTTCTTTAATCAAGTAGCGTTTTGtgacttcctctttctgtttgtgGGTCTAAACTGGATGGAAGATGATGAACAGGATGATTTGAGTGGCTGTGATGACAACGTacctctttccttctgggagaCGGTACAAAAGGAAGCATCGTCCTGGATGTTGCGAGCTGAAACATTCCACTTTATTTTTGGTTCGTTCAAGTCAGAGCCCTCTGCGCCAAAGCACCGGCTCGACCACCAGAAAAAAGTTCACAAGATGGAAGAAAACGGGGATATGCCTACAAAGCTGAGGAAGTTGGACCTGAATAGTAATCAAGAAGCGacagaaaaagaagtagaaagaatctTGGGATTGTTGCAGATGTACTTTCGAAAGTATCCTGATACTCCCGTGTCCTATTTTGAGTTTGTGATTGATCCGAACTCTTTTTCTCGTACTGTggagaatatattttatgtttctttcattATAAGGGATGGTTTTGCAAGAATAAGGCTTGACCAAGACAGGCTGCCAATATTAGAGCCAATTAATATTAACCAAATGGGTGAGGGAAATGATCCCAGTTCCCATGGCAGGAAACAGGGAGTTATATCTTTGAGTTTAGAGGACTGGAAAAATATTGTGGCAGCTTTTGAAATTTCAGAGGCTATGATCACAAACTCATACTGA